Proteins encoded in a region of the Trypanosoma brucei brucei TREU927 chromosome 5, complete sequence genome:
- a CDS encoding zinc-finger protein ZPR1, putative (similar to SP:Q62384: Zinc-finger protein ZPR1 (Zinc finger protein 259).{Mus musculus}) translates to MAETPKEIPPDEAPLRAAMGEVQEDVAHNTEGDEESTANCIRTELGEMNEIESRCPRCGGNGTTRLMITNIPHFKEVIVSSFECPHCGERNNEVTFGGEFGPKSVRYELEVKSKKDLDRQVVKSEYATIRIPELDLEIPRESQRGVLNTVEGFLEQTESGLQLQQPLRRIQHPELYEKLETFCEKVRQYRTGDVPFTFIIDDPAGNSYVEAYYDYYHPTIDPQLTRYEKERTNIDRQLLGLTIEYNTQRTDAEQREVQEGQFDDVVRMETECSACKKPGFINIQQVNIPYFKETVIMAFRCDFCGYKSNEVKSGGAVAEKGLKITLEVKSESDLKRDVLKSDSTTLLIPEVALELAPGTLGGFFSTVEGTLMMVRDQLKSLPQAQFAKGDAAATDPEAKTLTTFVKELEHLLELKRPFTFILDDPLANVYIQNPREHLPPPENEDPQLTKTYYTRTFEQDEELGFHQMNVN, encoded by the coding sequence ATGGCTGAAACACCAAAGGAGATTCCGCCGGATGAAGCACCGCTACGAGCGGCGATGGGGGAGGTTCAGGAAGATGTCGCGCATAACACGGAGGGCGATGAGGAGAGTACCGCAAATTGTATTCGGACGGAACTAGGCGAAATGAATGAAATTGAATCCCGGTGCCCGCGGTGCGGAGGGAACGGGACCACGCGCCTCATGATTACGAACATACCCCACTTTAAAGAGGTGATCGTCAGCAGTTTTGAATGTCCTCACTGTGGTGAGCGAAATAACGAAGTTACATTTGGAGGTGAGTTTGGACCAAAATCAGTGCGGTACGAACTAGAGGTGAAATCAAAGAAGGATTTGGATCGTCAGGTTGTAAAGTCAGAGTACGCAACAATTCGTATACCTGAGTTGGATCTGGAAATACCTCGGGAGTCGCAACGAGGTGTGCTTAACACTGTCGAGGGGTTTCTGGAGCAAACGGAGTCTGGTTTACAGCTTCAGCAACCACTTCGTCGAATACAGCATCCCGAATTGTATGAGAAACTTGAGACCTTCTGTGAGAAGGTCCGACAATATCGCACTGGAGATGTGCCCTTTACATTCATCATTGATGACCCCGCAGGTAACAGTTACGTCGAGGCTTACTATGATTACTACCACCCAACCATTGATCCTCAATTGACACGGTATGAAAAGGAGCGGACGAACATTGACCGTCAACTTCTCGGGTTAACAATTGAATACAATACGCAGAGAACGGATGCGGAGCAGCGTGAGGTGCAGGAGGGGCAATTTGATGACGTAGTACGTATGGAAACAGAGTGCAGTGCATGCAAAAAACCTGGATTCATAAATATTCAGCAGGTTAATATCCCATATTTCAAGGAAACCGTCATTATGGCGTTCCGTTGTGATTTCTGCGGTTACAAGAGTAACGAAGTGAAATCTGGTGGTGCAGTAGCAGAGAAGGGACTTAAAATAACACTTGAAGTGAAGTCGGAGAGCGATCTGAAGCGTGATGTCCTCAAATCCGACAGCACAACATTGTTGATCCCCGAAGTCGCGCTAGAGTTGGCCCCTGGAACGCTTGGCGGCTTCTTTTCAACAGTTGAGGGAACACTCATGATGGTGCGTGACCAGCTGAAAAGTTTACCACAGGCGCAATTTGCTAAAGGTGATGCGGCGGCTACCGATCCGGAGGCTAAAACGCTAACTACCTTCGTAAAAGAACTTGAGCATCTGTTGGAGCTGAAGAGGCCTTTCACATTCATTCTCGACGACCCGTTGGCGAACGTTTACATTCAAAACCCCCGTGAGCATCTGCCACCACCGGAGAATGAAGACCCGCAGTTGACAAAAACATATTATACCCGTACTTTCGAACAGGACGAAGAACTTGGCTTCCATCAGATGAATGTCAACTAG
- a CDS encoding otubain, putative — MSEHATTDLEGRYAQLATIQSEIDAAPLLSPTVEKLGDGCNLMTEFSDNPPMLVKVVSLWRNEETKYKGIRYARRDGNCFYRSVVFGMHESLLNNKERAGAHLERITDLSRQVVADYGNFAEDFCHPAVEMAKKIESGECSTVEQLYELSTNGEAEYALYFYRYAVSHHIRTHEDDFLPFVVGMGHETVSEFCSVEVDAVASEADNVQVVAFAQCFDVRVIVEYVDGREGDCTTRHTFQQKDSHDANEYTTIEVTLLYRPGHYDLLYK, encoded by the coding sequence ATGTCAGAGCATGCAACGACCGATTTAGAAGGCAGATATGCCCAGTTGGCCACAATTCAGAGTGAAATCGACGCAGCACCACTACTTTCCCCTACTGTCGAAAAACTCGGAGACGGCTGTAACTTAATGACTGAATTTTCTGACAACCCGCCGATGCTCGTCAAAGTTGTTTCCCTCTGGAGGAACGAAGAAACCAAATACAAGGGTATACGCTATGCACGCCGCGATGGGAACTGTTTCTACCGTTCAGTGGTGTTTGGCATGCATGAGTCGCTACTGAACAATAAGGAGCGTGCCGGTGCCCACCTTGAGCGGATTACGGACCTCAGTAGGCAAGTTGTGGCCGATTACGGCAACTTTGCCGAAGATTTCTGCCATCCCGCCGTCGAAATGGCTAAGAAAATAGAGTCGGGTGAGTGCTCAACGGTGGAGCAGCTGTATGAACTGTCCACTAATGGAGAAGCGGAGTACGCACTCTACTTCTACCGATATGCCGTGTCACATCATATTCGTACACATGAAGATGACTTTCTGCCGTTTGTAGTTGGAATGGGCCACGAAACGGTGTCGGAGTTCTGCTCAGTGGAAGTTGATGCGGTCGCGAGCGAGGCAGATAATGTGCAGGTGGTGGCCTTCGCGCAATGCTTCGACGTGCGCGTTATTGTGGAGTATGTGGATGGCAGAGAAGGCGACTGCACTACACGGCATACATTTCAGCAAAAGGACTCACACGACGCTAACGAGTACACCACTATCGAGGTAACGCTACTCTATCGACCGGGTCATTACGACCTTCTTTACAAGTAG